The nucleotide sequence GGTACGAACATTTTACTGGGAGTTTCAGGTGGAATCGCAGCTTATAAGGCATGTGCTTTAACGAGTAAGTTAACCCAACAAGGAGCGAGCGTAAAAGTAATTATGACGGAGAGTGCAACTCAGTTTGTTTCCCCGCTGACGTTTCAGGCGCTTTCTCGGAATCCAGTATATACAGACACGTTTGATGAAAAGAATCCGGCAAAGATTGCACATATTGATCTCGCAGATTGGGCCGATCTTGTAATGTTAGCACCAGCAACTGCTAACATTATTGGCAAACTAGCAAACGGGATATCTGATGATATGTTATCGACCACTTTATTAGCGACTACAGCCCCTATTTACATAGCACCAGCCATGAATGTACATATGTATGGACACCCGGCTGTCATAGAAAATATGAAAAAATTAGACGGATGGGGATATAAGTTTATCGAACCTGGAAGTGGATATTTGGCTTGTGGCTACGTTGGAAAAGGACGTCTGGAAGAACCTGAAACCATTGTGGATATTTTAAACAAGGATTTCCATCAAAACATAGACCAGACCTTTTTCACCGGCAAAAAGGTCTTAATATCTGGCGGTCCAACACGGGAAGCAGTTGACCCAGTTCGATTTTTCACCAATCATTCGTCTGGAAAGATGGGTTTTGCGTTGGCGGAGGAATTGGCGAATCTAGGGGCAGAAGTTACCCTTGTAACAGGTCCTGTAAAGCTTGAAACACCTAAAAACGTACAAAGAGTGGATGTCGAATCAGCCGAAGAGATGTATCAAGCCATCATGGAGCATTATCCAACTCAAGAGCTTGTAATAAAAGCTGCTGCCGTAGCGGATTACCGACCGAAATTGGTTTATGATCAGAAAATGAAAAAGTCCGATGGGACCCTAATGATCGAAATGGAAAGAACGAAAGATATCCTGAAAGAATTAGGAGAACGCAAGAATGGTCAATTTTTAGTAGGGTTTGCAGCAGAGACAGAAAACGTATTAGAATACGGACAAAAAAAGCTGGAGAAAAAGAACCTGGATGCGATTGTAGTGAATGACATCACCGAGCAAGGGTCAGGATTTGGTGGCGATACGAATGCTGTTACGTATCTAAATAAGCGTGGTGAGCAGAAGAAGCTTCCGATGTCTTCCAAAAAGGAAGTATCTAAACAGCTTTTACAGTTAATAGAATCTGATATGAAGGATGGACGAGCGTGACAATTGCAAGGGTAGTGGTGGATGTTCCATCAAGTCAAACCGACCGAATCTTTGATTATCGCATTCCAGAGCGTTTCGAAGCAGCTATTCAAGAGGGGATGAGAGTAATCGTTCCGTTTGGTCCACGGAAAATTATGGGCTATGTGCTGGAGATTACCGATCATACAGAGCTTGAAAAAGTACGAGACATTGAGAGTGTCATGGATATTACGCCTGTACTAACAAAGGAACTAATCCAGTTAGGTAAATGGATGTCCAATCATACACTTAGTTTTTATATTTCTTCCTTTCAAGTGATGCTACCACAGGTTTTAAAAGCAAAATACAAAAAAGAATTGCATCGCTTGACTGAGGAGGATTTACCAGAGGACTTGCAACAATTATTTGCAGGAAGGGACTATCTTGATTTTGATGAAGTGGAGAAGAGCTCGATCCCATTAAGTCGTGTACAACGACTCATCCAAGAAGGTTTGCTAGAGGTTAATTATCAAGTAGACTCAAAAGAAACGAAAAAATATGAAACGATAATTGCTAGAAAGGGATCATTGTTAGAATTAGAAGAGGCGATGGTCGATTTACCGAAACAAGCAACGAAACAATGGGACATCCTTCGATACTTTTCAGAAAAAGAGGTAGAAGAAGTAAGTCAGAAAGCGTTGTTGTCTATACTGAAAACAACAAGAGCCAGTGTAAAACCTTTGCTAGACAAAGGAATACTGCGAAAGTATAAGAAGGAGATTTACCGTAATCCGTATAAAGTGGATTATCCGAAGACAACAGCACTTCCACTCACGGAGCAACAGCAGGAAGCGAAAGATGCGATACAAGCCAATCTTGCAAAGCGAGAGCACGAGGTTTTCCTTTTACATGGTGTCACCGGAAGTGGGAAAACAGAGGTGTACTTGCAAGCCATTCAAGAAGTAGTCGATCGTGGACAAGAAGCTATTGTACTAGTTCCTGAAATTTCGCTCACTCCACAAATGGTAGAGCGATTTAAAGGTAGATTTGGGTCACATGTAGCGGTTCTACATAGTGCCTTATCTGCTGGGGAGAAATACGACGAATGGCGGAAGATTCAAAGAAAAGAAGTGAAAGTCGCTGTTGGCGCACGTTCTGCAATCTTTGCTCCGTTTGAAAACATTGGGATTATCATTATTGATGAAGAGCATGAATCTAGTTATAAGCAGGATGATCATCCACGTTACCATG is from Radiobacillus kanasensis and encodes:
- the coaBC gene encoding bifunctional phosphopantothenoylcysteine decarboxylase/phosphopantothenate--cysteine ligase CoaBC, producing the protein MLNGTNILLGVSGGIAAYKACALTSKLTQQGASVKVIMTESATQFVSPLTFQALSRNPVYTDTFDEKNPAKIAHIDLADWADLVMLAPATANIIGKLANGISDDMLSTTLLATTAPIYIAPAMNVHMYGHPAVIENMKKLDGWGYKFIEPGSGYLACGYVGKGRLEEPETIVDILNKDFHQNIDQTFFTGKKVLISGGPTREAVDPVRFFTNHSSGKMGFALAEELANLGAEVTLVTGPVKLETPKNVQRVDVESAEEMYQAIMEHYPTQELVIKAAAVADYRPKLVYDQKMKKSDGTLMIEMERTKDILKELGERKNGQFLVGFAAETENVLEYGQKKLEKKNLDAIVVNDITEQGSGFGGDTNAVTYLNKRGEQKKLPMSSKKEVSKQLLQLIESDMKDGRA
- the priA gene encoding primosomal protein N' is translated as MTIARVVVDVPSSQTDRIFDYRIPERFEAAIQEGMRVIVPFGPRKIMGYVLEITDHTELEKVRDIESVMDITPVLTKELIQLGKWMSNHTLSFYISSFQVMLPQVLKAKYKKELHRLTEEDLPEDLQQLFAGRDYLDFDEVEKSSIPLSRVQRLIQEGLLEVNYQVDSKETKKYETIIARKGSLLELEEAMVDLPKQATKQWDILRYFSEKEVEEVSQKALLSILKTTRASVKPLLDKGILRKYKKEIYRNPYKVDYPKTTALPLTEQQQEAKDAIQANLAKREHEVFLLHGVTGSGKTEVYLQAIQEVVDRGQEAIVLVPEISLTPQMVERFKGRFGSHVAVLHSALSAGEKYDEWRKIQRKEVKVAVGARSAIFAPFENIGIIIIDEEHESSYKQDDHPRYHARDVAIYRGQHHRCPIILGSATPTLESFARAKKGVYQLLSLPDRMNKAAMPEVQVIDMREELHAGNRSMFSKPLISAIEDRLEKKQQIVLFLNRRGYSTFVMCRDCGHVMECPHCDIALTYHRTQNKLKCHYCSYEENMPLQCPECSSDTIRYFGTGTQKVEEALTKLLPEARVIRMDVDTTRRKGAHEALLTKFANHEADILLGTQMIAKGLDFANVTLVGVLAADTMLHLPDFRAAEKTFQLLTQVSGRAGRHTLPGEVIVQTYTPEHYSIQLASTYKFETFFQQEMQVRRAFHYPPYFYLTLITVSHPNQVKAMDVTKQIAQALSQTLTQQSTILGPTPSPIARIKNRYRYQCVIKYKNEPNQRENLKKILQKYEADIQKNDLLISVDLQPSQLM